A single window of Grus americana isolate bGruAme1 chromosome 6, bGruAme1.mat, whole genome shotgun sequence DNA harbors:
- the GALNT3 gene encoding polypeptide N-acetylgalactosaminyltransferase 3 isoform X1, with amino-acid sequence MALKKTSKLLKKLFFHWKLWKFSIIVLVFLVFLFLLQREVGIQDFKDEAGIEPVVGKKSHVLGLVLNAMNNIKGAKPKMQIKAPVRQTKIPGERHCLPGYYTAVELKPLLDRPLQDPNAPGASGKAFKTINLNSEEQKEKQHGEEKHCFNAFASDRISLHRDLGPDTRPPECIEQKFKRCPPLPTTSIVIVFHNEAWSTLLRTVHSVMYTSPAILLKEIILVDDASVDEYLHDKLDEYVKQFQIVKVVRQKERKGLITARLLGASVATGETLTFLDAHCECFYGWLEPLLARIAENPVAVVSPDIASIDLNTFEFSKPSPYGHNHNRGNFDWSLSFGWESLPKHENKRRKDETYPIRTPTFAGGLFSISKDYFEHIGSYDEEMEIWGGENIEMSFRVWQCGGQLEIMPCSVVGHVFRSKSPHTFPKGTQVITRNQVRLAEVWMDEYKEIFYRRNTEAAKIVKQKTFGDISKRLELRQRLQCKNFTWYLSNVYPEAYVPDLNPLFSGFLKNIGNRMCLDVGENNHGGKPLIMYSCHGLGGNQYFEYSAHHEIRHNIQKELCLHASKGPVQLRECNYKGQKTFAIGEEQWLHQKDQTLYNAALHMCLTGNGEHPSLASCNPSDPFQKWIFGKNN; translated from the exons ATGGCTTTGAAAAAAACGTCTAAGCTactcaagaaattattttttcactggAAACTGTGGAAGTTTAGCATTATTGTGTTAGtctttctggtatttttatttttattacaaagagAAGTGGGCATTCaagattttaaagatgaagCAGGGATTGAGCCAGTGGTTGGAAAGAAAAGTCATGTATTAGGACTTGTGTTAAATGCTATGAACAATATCAAAGGTGCAAAGccaaaaatgcagataaaagcACCTGTTAGGCAAACTAAGATTCCTGGAGAGAGACACTGTTTGCCAGGGTACTATACTGCAGTGGAACTAAAACCCTTACTAGATCGACCCCTTCAAGATCCTAATGCTCCTGGAGCTTCTGGTAAAGCATTTAAAACCATCAACTTAAattcagaagaacagaaagaaaaacagcatggagaagaaaaacactgcttCAATGCATTTGCAAGTGATAGGATTTCTTTACACCGAGATCTTGGACCAGACACTCGACCTCCTGA ATGTATTGAACAAAAGTTTAAGCGTTGCCCACCATTGCCAACCACAAGCATTGTAATAGTTTTTCATAATGAAGCATGGTCCACTCTGCTCAGAACTGTTCACAGTGTGATGTATACGTCTCCTGCCATACTGCTAAAGGAGATTATTTTGGTGGATGATGCCAGTGTAGATG AATACTTGCATGATAAACTAGATGAATATGTGAAACAATTTCAAATAGTTAAAGTAGTCCgtcaaaaggaaagaaaaggtctAATCACTGCACGGTTGTTGGGAGCATCAGTAGCAACAGGAGAGACCCTTACCTTTCTGGATGCTCATT GTGAATGCTTTTATGGCTGGTTAGAGCCATTACTGGCAAGAATAGCCGAGAACCCTGTCGCTGTTGTAAGCCCTGATATTGCTTCTATAGATCTCAATACTTTTGAATTTAGTAAACCATCTCCTTATGGGCATAACCACAACAGAGGAAATTTTGATTGGAGTTTGTCATTTGGATGGGAGTCTCTTCcgaaacatgaaaataaaagaagaaaagatgaaaccTATCCAATTAG aACACCTACTTTTGCTGGAGGTCTCTTTTCAATATCAAAAGACTACTTCGAACACATTGGAAGCTAtgatgaagaaatggaaatatggGGAGGTGAAAATATAGAAATGTCTTTCAGA GTATGGCAATGTGGTGGACAGTTGGAGATCATGCCTTGCTCTGTTGTTGGCCATGTCTTTCGCAGCAAGAGTCCTCATACTTTCCCAAAAGGTACTCAGGTGATCACACGTAATCAAGTCCGCCTTGCAGAAGTCTGGATGGAtgaatataaagaaatattttaccgAAGAAACACAGAGGCAGCAAAAATTGTGAAACAA aaaacatttggagACATCTCAAAAAGACTTGAATTAAGGCAGCGTCTGCAGTGTAAAAATTTTACCTGGTATCTCAGTAATGTTTATCCAGAAGCGTATGTTCCAGACTTGAATCCTTTGTTTTCTGGATTT TTAAAAAACATAGGTAACCGCATGTGTCTGGATGTTGGTGAAAATAACCATGGTGGCAAACCATTGATTATGTATTCTTGTCATGGACTTGGAGGAAATCAG TACTTTGAATATTCTGCACACCATGAAATTCGACATAACATTCAGAAGGAGCTTTGTCTGCATGCTTCTAAAGGACCTGTGCAGCTTCGCGAATGTAACTACAAAGGCCAGAAAACCTTTGCCATTGGAGAAGAACAATGGCTGCATCAAAAG GATCAAACTCTATACAATGCAGCACTACATATGTGCCTTACAGGAAACGGAGAGCATCCGAGTTTGGCATCCTGTAATCCATCAGACCCCTTCCAGAAGTGGATCTTTGGCAAGAACAATTAA
- the GALNT3 gene encoding polypeptide N-acetylgalactosaminyltransferase 3 isoform X3 has translation MALKKTSKLLKKLFFHWKLWKFSIIVLVFLVFLFLLQREVGIQDFKDEAGIEPVVGKKSHVLGLVLNAMNNIKGAKPKMQIKAPVRQTKIPGERHCLPGYYTAVELKPLLDRPLQDPNAPGASGKAFKTINLNSEEQKEKQHGEEKHCFNAFASDRISLHRDLGPDTRPPECIEQKFKRCPPLPTTSIVIVFHNEAWSTLLRTVHSVMYTSPAILLKEIILVDDASVDEYLHDKLDEYVKQFQIVKVVRQKERKGLITARLLGASVATGETLTFLDAHCECFYGWLEPLLARIAENPVAVVSPDIASIDLNTFEFSKPSPYGHNHNRGNFDWSLSFGWESLPKHENKRRKDETYPIRTPTFAGGLFSISKDYFEHIGSYDEEMEIWGGENIEMSFRKTFGDISKRLELRQRLQCKNFTWYLSNVYPEAYVPDLNPLFSGFLKNIGNRMCLDVGENNHGGKPLIMYSCHGLGGNQYFEYSAHHEIRHNIQKELCLHASKGPVQLRECNYKGQKTFAIGEEQWLHQKDQTLYNAALHMCLTGNGEHPSLASCNPSDPFQKWIFGKNN, from the exons ATGGCTTTGAAAAAAACGTCTAAGCTactcaagaaattattttttcactggAAACTGTGGAAGTTTAGCATTATTGTGTTAGtctttctggtatttttatttttattacaaagagAAGTGGGCATTCaagattttaaagatgaagCAGGGATTGAGCCAGTGGTTGGAAAGAAAAGTCATGTATTAGGACTTGTGTTAAATGCTATGAACAATATCAAAGGTGCAAAGccaaaaatgcagataaaagcACCTGTTAGGCAAACTAAGATTCCTGGAGAGAGACACTGTTTGCCAGGGTACTATACTGCAGTGGAACTAAAACCCTTACTAGATCGACCCCTTCAAGATCCTAATGCTCCTGGAGCTTCTGGTAAAGCATTTAAAACCATCAACTTAAattcagaagaacagaaagaaaaacagcatggagaagaaaaacactgcttCAATGCATTTGCAAGTGATAGGATTTCTTTACACCGAGATCTTGGACCAGACACTCGACCTCCTGA ATGTATTGAACAAAAGTTTAAGCGTTGCCCACCATTGCCAACCACAAGCATTGTAATAGTTTTTCATAATGAAGCATGGTCCACTCTGCTCAGAACTGTTCACAGTGTGATGTATACGTCTCCTGCCATACTGCTAAAGGAGATTATTTTGGTGGATGATGCCAGTGTAGATG AATACTTGCATGATAAACTAGATGAATATGTGAAACAATTTCAAATAGTTAAAGTAGTCCgtcaaaaggaaagaaaaggtctAATCACTGCACGGTTGTTGGGAGCATCAGTAGCAACAGGAGAGACCCTTACCTTTCTGGATGCTCATT GTGAATGCTTTTATGGCTGGTTAGAGCCATTACTGGCAAGAATAGCCGAGAACCCTGTCGCTGTTGTAAGCCCTGATATTGCTTCTATAGATCTCAATACTTTTGAATTTAGTAAACCATCTCCTTATGGGCATAACCACAACAGAGGAAATTTTGATTGGAGTTTGTCATTTGGATGGGAGTCTCTTCcgaaacatgaaaataaaagaagaaaagatgaaaccTATCCAATTAG aACACCTACTTTTGCTGGAGGTCTCTTTTCAATATCAAAAGACTACTTCGAACACATTGGAAGCTAtgatgaagaaatggaaatatggGGAGGTGAAAATATAGAAATGTCTTTCAGA aaaacatttggagACATCTCAAAAAGACTTGAATTAAGGCAGCGTCTGCAGTGTAAAAATTTTACCTGGTATCTCAGTAATGTTTATCCAGAAGCGTATGTTCCAGACTTGAATCCTTTGTTTTCTGGATTT TTAAAAAACATAGGTAACCGCATGTGTCTGGATGTTGGTGAAAATAACCATGGTGGCAAACCATTGATTATGTATTCTTGTCATGGACTTGGAGGAAATCAG TACTTTGAATATTCTGCACACCATGAAATTCGACATAACATTCAGAAGGAGCTTTGTCTGCATGCTTCTAAAGGACCTGTGCAGCTTCGCGAATGTAACTACAAAGGCCAGAAAACCTTTGCCATTGGAGAAGAACAATGGCTGCATCAAAAG GATCAAACTCTATACAATGCAGCACTACATATGTGCCTTACAGGAAACGGAGAGCATCCGAGTTTGGCATCCTGTAATCCATCAGACCCCTTCCAGAAGTGGATCTTTGGCAAGAACAATTAA
- the GALNT3 gene encoding polypeptide N-acetylgalactosaminyltransferase 3 isoform X2: MALKKTSKLLKKLFFHWKLWKFSIIVLVFLVFLFLLQREVGIQDFKDEAGIEPVVGKKSHVLGLVLNAMNNIKGAKPKMQIKAPVRQTKIPGERHCLPGYYTAVELKPLLDRPLQDPNAPGASGKAFKTINLNSEEQKEKQHGEEKHCFNAFASDRISLHRDLGPDTRPPECIEQKFKRCPPLPTTSIVIVFHNEAWSTLLRTVHSVMYTSPAILLKEIILVDDASVDEYLHDKLDEYVKQFQIVKVVRQKERKGLITARLLGASVATGETLTFLDAHCECFYGWLEPLLARIAENPVAVVSPDIASIDLNTFEFSKPSPYGHNHNRGNFDWSLSFGWESLPKHENKRRKDETYPIRTPTFAGGLFSISKDYFEHIGSYDEEMEIWGGENIEMSFRVWQCGGQLEIMPCSVVGHVFRSKSPHTFPKGTQVITRNQVRLAEVWMDEYKEIFYRRNTEAAKIVKQKTFGDISKRLELRQRLQCKNFTWYLSNVYPEAYVPDLNPLFSGFLKNIGNRMCLDVGENNHGGKPLIMYSCHGLGGNQLLSLPLGLTLSRKILVGTRPMGDEVARPEPPSLSCLQPYSVRSKWSILYWLMQVNNMIEFVQEESSL; encoded by the exons ATGGCTTTGAAAAAAACGTCTAAGCTactcaagaaattattttttcactggAAACTGTGGAAGTTTAGCATTATTGTGTTAGtctttctggtatttttatttttattacaaagagAAGTGGGCATTCaagattttaaagatgaagCAGGGATTGAGCCAGTGGTTGGAAAGAAAAGTCATGTATTAGGACTTGTGTTAAATGCTATGAACAATATCAAAGGTGCAAAGccaaaaatgcagataaaagcACCTGTTAGGCAAACTAAGATTCCTGGAGAGAGACACTGTTTGCCAGGGTACTATACTGCAGTGGAACTAAAACCCTTACTAGATCGACCCCTTCAAGATCCTAATGCTCCTGGAGCTTCTGGTAAAGCATTTAAAACCATCAACTTAAattcagaagaacagaaagaaaaacagcatggagaagaaaaacactgcttCAATGCATTTGCAAGTGATAGGATTTCTTTACACCGAGATCTTGGACCAGACACTCGACCTCCTGA ATGTATTGAACAAAAGTTTAAGCGTTGCCCACCATTGCCAACCACAAGCATTGTAATAGTTTTTCATAATGAAGCATGGTCCACTCTGCTCAGAACTGTTCACAGTGTGATGTATACGTCTCCTGCCATACTGCTAAAGGAGATTATTTTGGTGGATGATGCCAGTGTAGATG AATACTTGCATGATAAACTAGATGAATATGTGAAACAATTTCAAATAGTTAAAGTAGTCCgtcaaaaggaaagaaaaggtctAATCACTGCACGGTTGTTGGGAGCATCAGTAGCAACAGGAGAGACCCTTACCTTTCTGGATGCTCATT GTGAATGCTTTTATGGCTGGTTAGAGCCATTACTGGCAAGAATAGCCGAGAACCCTGTCGCTGTTGTAAGCCCTGATATTGCTTCTATAGATCTCAATACTTTTGAATTTAGTAAACCATCTCCTTATGGGCATAACCACAACAGAGGAAATTTTGATTGGAGTTTGTCATTTGGATGGGAGTCTCTTCcgaaacatgaaaataaaagaagaaaagatgaaaccTATCCAATTAG aACACCTACTTTTGCTGGAGGTCTCTTTTCAATATCAAAAGACTACTTCGAACACATTGGAAGCTAtgatgaagaaatggaaatatggGGAGGTGAAAATATAGAAATGTCTTTCAGA GTATGGCAATGTGGTGGACAGTTGGAGATCATGCCTTGCTCTGTTGTTGGCCATGTCTTTCGCAGCAAGAGTCCTCATACTTTCCCAAAAGGTACTCAGGTGATCACACGTAATCAAGTCCGCCTTGCAGAAGTCTGGATGGAtgaatataaagaaatattttaccgAAGAAACACAGAGGCAGCAAAAATTGTGAAACAA aaaacatttggagACATCTCAAAAAGACTTGAATTAAGGCAGCGTCTGCAGTGTAAAAATTTTACCTGGTATCTCAGTAATGTTTATCCAGAAGCGTATGTTCCAGACTTGAATCCTTTGTTTTCTGGATTT TTAAAAAACATAGGTAACCGCATGTGTCTGGATGTTGGTGAAAATAACCATGGTGGCAAACCATTGATTATGTATTCTTGTCATGGACTTGGAGGAAATCAG CTTCTTTCTCTGCCACTAGGACTCACACTGTCAAGGAAGATATTGGTGGGAACCCGGCCAATGGGAGACGAGGTGGCCAGGCCTGAGCCACCTTCCCTATCATGCTTGCAGCCTTATAGCGTGAGGTCAAAGTGGTCTATCCTGTACTGGCTAATGCAAGTGAATAATATGATTGAATTTGTGCAAGAAGAGAGCTCTCTTTGA